CCGATTGTTGGCGCAGAAGATGGGCTGGAATAGGGAGCGGGATATTTCCGTCATGTCCAACGCATTCCGCCATGACGCGCTGGACGAAGGGTTGGTGGACGCTTTTGTAGCTTACGAGGTGCCATACGCCGCCGCCCGCCAAGCGGGCTACCAACCACTGTTCGACACGCGCGACTGGAACGCTTCCATCGCTGGCAGCAGCGTGCGCGTGGAACGGGAGTGGCTGAAAATTCCCCGGAACCGCGAGGCAGCACGGCGTTTCCTGAAGGCTACCGCGGAAGCGATCTCGATCTTCCATCAAGACCGTGCTGCTGTGCTCCAGGTTCTTTCAAAGTGGCACGGAATGCAGGACCGGGAGTTTGCGGGAATGCTATATCTTTCTGGAAAGGAAATGCCACGCAAACCATTTCCGTGCGTGGAAGGGATTAAGAAAACTCTGGAGCTTTGGGACGGCAACGAAGCCCGAAAATACAAGCCGGAAGATTTCTACGACGACAGCTTGATGAAAGAACTCGACGAGAGCGGATTTCTCGACGGCCTTTACCAACAATGATTCCTTCCACCGGACAATAATCATTCGAGCGAATAGTTCTGCTGGCAGCGCTTCCGAAATAGCACCCAGCAGAATCACCCTCAAGGGAGGTGTCTGCCGCGATTTGCCCTGAGTGACGGCGTAGTGTGGACCTATCTCGCGCTACTCCCCACCAAAATTGTTTTTCCGGAAGAAGATTTTGATACAGGAGTCTTGCGAAGAAAATTGATAAAAAGGCTCCAAATGGAGTCTTTGTGGAGTCACGGATTTTCATAGAAATCCGTAAGTCTATGAAAATATGGAGCGGGAGACGGGGATCGAACCCGCGACGTCCAGCTTGGGAAGCTGGCATTCTACCGCTGAATTACTCCCGCTCACCGGCGCTTCTTCTATTTAGCTAAACATGAGCCACTGATGTCTTAAGATGATGTCTATACTGGACATACTGTCTACTCAATACCGCACGTTTTGATCCCAATACAGACAGTAAATTAGTCCGCACACCAGCTTGAGAATGTGGCTCCCGCATCGCTAGAGTATAGCACAGGTCAGTTCTGGTGTTTTCAAAATTGACTGTGCGCTCAACCGCCGGTTTGCTGAATGTTTCCTACTCGATCTCGGAGC
The Acidobacteriota bacterium genome window above contains:
- a CDS encoding ABC transporter substrate-binding protein; amino-acid sequence: MKQPRNLLVRILCICFAAALMVASVPCPANGQQPDVIPLTVELLNRSINKLPFVIAEDRGLYKKYGLDVKLWMPNVDDEWGMPDAKGGVNVQVERPESPDISVDGGTPMMASILTNARAHLRIMLATTDCVVRWHIVARRGIRSLEELKGKRLGISGPGAMTDFISRLLAQKMGWNRERDISVMSNAFRHDALDEGLVDAFVAYEVPYAAARQAGYQPLFDTRDWNASIAGSSVRVEREWLKIPRNREAARRFLKATAEAISIFHQDRAAVLQVLSKWHGMQDREFAGMLYLSGKEMPRKPFPCVEGIKKTLELWDGNEARKYKPEDFYDDSLMKELDESGFLDGLYQQ